CCACGGCCGACCTGCTCCAGGCTGCCCGCACCGCCGAGGTCACCTCGCTCTGGCGGCTGGCGCCCTCGTGACTCCCAGCCATGCCCCGAGCACGCCGCGGACCGGCGGTCCGCTGCGCTGTGCACCCCGACCCCGACCTACCTAACCTGGAGAGGAGGAGGCGAATCACCATGCTGGGAGACGCACCGGTGCTGGCCATGATTCCCGCCGCCGATCTGGCGCGGGCCAAGGCCTTCTACACCGACACCCTGGGCCTGAAGCTCGTCGAGGAGACTGCGGAGGATCTCACCTTCGAGAGCGGCGGCATCCTGTTCGGCATGTACGAGACACCGAGCGGTGGCCAGGCCGCGCACACCCTGGCCAGCTTCAAGGTCGCTGACCTCGACGGCGAGATGTCGGCGCTCCGCTCGCGCGGCATCACCTTCGAGGACTACGACTTCCCCGGTCTGAAGACCGTCGACGGCGTCGCCGAGGGCAGCGACGGCCTGCGTGCGGCCTGGTTCAAGGACAGCGAAGGAAACATCCTCTGCGTGGCCGAGAAGCCCAAGAAGTAGACGTCGCCGCGCGCCGCCGGTCGGCGGCGCGCACCTGCCCCGGTCAACCGCCCTGCTTTGCACGGTCGTTCAGCCGGGCGGCGAAGACCCCATTCTCGTCGGTGCCCGGTCCGCTCGGCGCGAGCGGCCAGGCACCGACGGGGCGGGCCGGCGACGGGGGGCGGGTCGGCGACGGACCAGGGCCCCGGGCGGTCAGCGCCGCCCGCGCACCCGGCGCCACCCCGCCCGGGCGAAGGCGACCGGGTCGAACGAGCCCGGGCGGTCCCGGGTCAACGGGTAGCAGGCGAACCCGATCAGCGCCGCGCTGAAGTGGCCGACGCTGGTGTAGTCCCGGCTCTGCTGGACGCCGAGGCCGTAGACGACCAGCACCCCGACCGCGTACAGCCCGCGCCAGGGTCGCACGATCAGGTAGGTGAGCACCGCGACAACCCCGGCGAGCGCGTAGCTGACCCCGTAGTCGAGGGTGTAGACGGCCTTCGGCGGGGCGAGGCCGCGGTGGATCGCCCAGCCGAGCACGCCCTCACTGAGGTAGGTCGCACCGACGTGGGCGAGCATCGCCACCGAGATCCAGCGCAGCGTGCCCAGCCAGCGCTCGGCGGGTACGTGGAAGAGGTTGTAGAGCAGGAAGTAGACCACCCACCCGCCGCCCGCTATCCACAGCGCGCTGGTCACCAGCACCCGGACCGGCGAGACCTGCAGGTGGTGCAGATTGGTCGACCGCCGCTCCAGGATGCGGTCCGCGGTCACCGGGTCGACGTGCCGGATGACCTGCGTGGTGACGAGCAGGATCGCCAGCCAGGTGTACGTCCCCGGCGCGCGCCGGACGTAGGCGCACACCGCGTGCGCGGCCCGCGACCACCGGGGCCGCCGGTGCGCCCCGGAGTCCCGGGAGGTACTGCCGGCCATCGACGCCTCCTCCCCCGCACTCTGCCGCCCGTCCCCCTCCCCGCCCGTCCCCCACGCCTCCCCACCCCTTCCCCCACCCTGGCCCGGCCCCACTGCCACCCGCCGCCGCGGCGGCCCGTACGGGTGATCCGGCCCCTCCCGCCGCTTGACGTCGGGCCCGACCCGGACAGGTCCCGGCACGCTCCGCTGACGTACGCTGGCGATCCGATCCTCCCGGCCGGCCTCCCCGGCCACGCACCGGGCGTGCCGGTACCGGGAACCGCAGAACAAGGGCAGCAGGCACGATGAGCGAGCGCCTCGGGACGAGGACACCGACCGGCCCCACCGTCGCCCGACGCCCGGGCCTGAGAACCGCCGCCCGACGCCCGGCCCTGAGAACCGCCGCCCGCCTGTGGCTCACCACGGCGTACGTCCTGCTGCTGACCGCGACGGCCTCCTGGCTCGCCAGTCAGAGCCACGCCGAGCGCGCCAGGTTCGTCCGCCACAACAGCAGCAACGTCCACCACATGGAAGTGGGCAAGTGGTGGACCGTATTCACCAGCGGGCTGGTGGTCGACGGGGTGCCCGCCTGGGCGGGCATCGCGGCGGTCGCCGCCGTCCTGGGCCTGGCCGAGTGGCGCTGGGGCCCGGCCCGAGCCGCCGCTGTGTTCGTCTTCGGGCACCTGGGGGCCACCCTGCTCACCGAGGGCGCGATGTGGGTGATGCTGACCACCCACATCCCCGGCGCGCTCTCCCGAGCCCGGGACGTAGGCATCAGCTACGGCCTGGTCGCCACCGGCGCCTGCCTGCTCGCCCTGGGCGCGGTGCCGCTGCGCCGCTACGGCCTGTCGGCGCTCGCCCTCGGCCTGGCCGCCGCCTGGGCGCTGGACCAGGAGCTGGCGGACGCCGGGCACCTGGTCGCCCTCGCCCTCGGTGTGCTCGCCTCCCGGACGTCCTGGCTGCGGGCCCGCGCTCCCCTGCCGCGCTGACACCGCAGCAGCGGCCGGGCCGGACTCCGTACGAGTCCGGCCCGCCCCCGCCTTCCCACCCCATCCCCTGCATGCGTTCGCGACCCCGACCGACCCCGCCGACCGGCCCTGACCGGCCCCTTCGCACCGCATCCACAGCCCGAACCCAAGCCCAGCCCAGCGCATGCTCTTGCATTACTCTGCAAATCTATGCCAGAGTTCGGGCATCGGATCGAATACGCCGAATCCCGTCACACATCGCTGAATCAGGGGCCCGCAGTGCGGGTCATAGGGTGCATCCATGTCGAAGGTCTTGAGCAAGCTGCCGGTCGGTGAACGGATCGGCATCGCATTCTCCGGTGGGTTGGACACCTCCGTCGCCGTCGCGTGGATGCGCGAGCACGGTGCCGTCCCGTACGCCTACACGGCCGACATCGGCCAGTACGACGAGCCCAACCTCGCCGACGTCCCGGCCCGAGGCCGCGCGTACGGCGCCGAGCAGGCGCGCCTGGTCGACTGCCGGGAGGCGCTGGTCGAGGAGGGCCTGGCCGCCCTCGCCTGCGGCGCCTTCCACATCCGCTCCGCCGGACAGACGTACTTCAACACCACCCCGCTCGGCCGCGCCGTGACGGGCACCCTGCTGGTCCGCGCCATGCAGGAGGACGGGGTGTCCATCTGGGGCGACGGCTCCACCTACAAGGGCAACGACATCGAGCGGTTCTACCGCTACGGCCTGCTCGCCAACCCCAACCTGCGGATCTACAAGCCGTGGCTGGACCAGGCCTTCGTCGACCAGCTCGGCGGCCGCAAGGAGATGTCCGAGTGGCTCGCCGAGCGCGACCTCCCCTACCGGGACTCCGCCGAGAAGGCCTACTCCACCGACGCCAACATCTGGGGCGCCACCCACGAGGCCAAGCGGCTTGAGTACCTCGACACCTCGATGGAGATCGTCAGCCCGATCATGGGCGTGGCCTTCTGGGACCCGGCGGTCGAGATCCAGACCGAGGACATCACCGTCGAGTTCGAGTTCGGCCGCCCGGTCCGGATCAACGGGCAGGAGTTCGCCGGCGCCGTCGACCTGGTCCACGAGGCCAACCGGATCGGCGGGCGCCACGGTCTCGGGATGTCGGACCAGATCGAGAACCGGATCATCGAGGCCAAGAGCCGCGGCATCTACGAGGCCCCCGGCATGGCGCTGCTGCACATCGCCTACGAGCGGCTGCTCAACGCCATCCACAACGAGGACACCATCGCCACGTACCACACCCAGGGCCGCCGGCTGGGCCGGCTGCTCTACGAGGGCCGCTGGTTCGACCCGCAGTCGCTGATGCTCCGGGACAGCATCCAGCGCTGGATCGGCCACCCGGTCACCGGCAGCGTCACCCTGCGGCTGCGGCGCGGCCAGGACTACTCGGTCATCGACACCCAGGGCCCCAACTTCAGCTACCACCCGGAGAAGCTGTCGATGGAGCGCAGCGTGGACGCCGCGTTCGTCCCGGACGACCGCATCGGCCAGCTGACCATGCGCAACCTCGACATCGCCGACTCGCGCAGCAAGCTGGAGCAGTACGCGGTGCACGGCCAGCTGGCGCCGTGGAGCGGTCTGATCGGCGAGCTCGCCCCGGGCGGGGCCGCGCCGATCGCCGCGGGCACCGGCGACGAGGCGGAGTCCACCGCCCTCGACCACGCGGCAATCGAGTCCGGCACCGACTGACGGACACCGGCGGGCCCGACAGACCCACCGCCCCCACGGAGGCCGCCGCACCACCCCGGTGCGGCGGCCTCGCCCGTCCCGCACCGTCGACCTCACCGCAGCGCCGGTCCTCACCCGCACCGCCGCCCTCACCGCAGCCCTGGCCACCGCCGTTGCGCCCCTCCCACGGGCCTGCTCCCCCTCACCCGGACGGCCGAGTCGACCGTGCGCGCCGGGCCTCGCCGTAGCTGAATGGCGGACGTGCGCCCGGCGACGGGAAGGCGGGCACCGGGATGGGTGAAGCGGTCGGTTCGATGCTGGCCTCGGCGGTGGCGATCGCGTTCAGCCCGCTGCCGCTGATCACCGTGGTCCTGATCCTGGCCACCCCGCGCGGCCGGACCAACGGGCTCGCCTTCGCAGCCGGCTGGGCGCTCGGCCTCGCCGCTCCGGTGGCCGCCGTCCTGGCGGCCGGCACCGCCTTGAACCGGACCGAGCCTCTTGCCACCTGGTCGTCCTGGGTCAAGCTCGGCCTGGGCGTGCTGCTCGTCCTCTCCGCCGCGCAACAGTGGCACGACCGGCCACGGGCGGGGCACATCACGGCTCCGCCGAGCTGGTTACGGGCCGTCGACCGCTACACCGCCGCCAGGTCCGCCGGCCTCGGCCTCACGCTGGTCGGGCGCAGCCCGAAGACGCTGCTGCCGGCTCTCGGCGGGGCCGTCTCGATCGTCGCCACCGGGACCGGAGCCGGAACCGCCACCGCCACCGCCGCCACCACCGGCGTCGGAACCGAGGCGGTGGCAGCGGCACTCATGGTGGTGATCGCTTCGCTCTGCACGCTCCTGCCGCTCGCGGTCCGGCTGCGCGGCGGGGAGCATTCCGCCCGGCGCCTCGGCGAGTGGAGGGCCTGGACATCCGCCCACAGCTCTGCGGTCCTGATCACGGTCCCGGCCGTACTGGGCACCGGCTACGTGGGCGACGCCATCTCCGGACTCACCTGATCACCGCCGCCAGAGACCCCGTCACCGTATCCGCACCACACCACGCCCCCGCACCGCCCGGAGACCCAGCCGCACCGGCTCCGCCCTCGGCCGCGTTGCCAGCGCCTCCCGGAGCGTCAACAGGATCTCCCCGTCGTAGCGCTCCGCCAACACCCGGGCCAGCTCGGCCGCGCCGCCCGGCCGTACGTCGGGTGCCAGGTCCGGCAGTCGGCCGGGGGCGCTGAGGTCCTGGGCCTGGGCGGCCCACCGGGCCGCGTCGTGCCGCTCGCCCTCGGCGGTGTAGTGCACGGCGAGGCAGTGCACGGCCAGCTGGTCCCCGTACTGGGCGGCGATCCGCCACCAGAACACGCCGTCCGCCGCCCGGCCCAGGCCGTAGAGCAGGCAGCCGAGGGTACGGAAGGCGGTCTTCTCGGCGAGTTCGAGGTCCAGGGCCAGCTCCCCCGCTTCCACCGCGCCCGTCACGCCCGCGCACAGGTGCCGGAGGTCCCGCCGGAGCTCCGCTCGCCCTCCGCCCCAGGGTGGCTGGCCCGAAGCCGGCCCCGAGCCGACACCCGGCCCCACGCCCGGCCCCACACCCGATCCTCCCCCCGGGCCCGACCCGGGCCCCGAGCCCCAACCGAGACCCGAGCCTGCGCCGACCGCCGTCCCGGCCCCCGGGTTCGGCCCGGCCGCCGGGGCGTGCGGCGGCCGGGCGCCCGCCGGCGGACGGGCCGGGCGCTCCCGGACGGCCGGCGTGGGACGACGGGCAGCGGCGAGCCGTTCGGCCAACCGCCGGGTGAAGGCCACCGGGTCGTGGTCGTCGAACTCCCGCTCCAGCTCGGCGGAGTGCGCGCGCAGCACCTCCACGACGCGCACGCCCCCGCCCCGCACGCCCCCGCCCCGCACGCCCCCGCCCCTCACGCCTCCGCCCCGCCGTCGTCCTCCGGGTGCTCCAGCAGGTACTCCAGGTGCCGCCGCCCGAGGCTGTAGTAGGTGCGGGCGGTGGTGTGCGCGATGCCGAGCGACCGGCCGATGTCGTGGTACGACAGGCCCGCCTGGCGCAGCCGGACCACGTCGGCCTGGACCGGCGCGGCCCGCGCGAGTTCGTCCATCGCCCAGTCCAGGGCGTCCAGTTCGGCGAGTTCGTTCAGCTCGTCCTGGCTGGTGTCGGGGCGGCGCTGGGCGATCACCCGCAGCCGTTTGCGTTCGGTGCGGCGGCGCTCGCGCAGGACGTCGACCACCGCGTCCTTCACGATCTTGAAGGCGAAGGCCTGCGGATCGGCGCTGGCCAGGGCGCGGCGCCAGTTCTTGTAGAGCGTCGCACCGGCGTTCTGGACCGCGTCCTGGGCGTCCTCGCGGTGTCGCAGGCGCTGCTGGGCGTAGCGGAGGTAGCCGGAGTTCTCTCGGGTGTAGAAGACCTCGAAGTCGGTCGGCAGGTCGCCGAGCGGGTCCGCCCGCAGGCCCCGCTCCCCGCCCGGCCCGGGAGTGTTCACGCACGCCCCCCTTTTCTGGGTCAGCTGGCCGGCCCACCGGGTGGCACGCCGACGGCCCCTGGGGGCTCGTGGTGTAACCGTCCGGGAGGCGCGGGATGTTGACCGGATCGGGCGGACAATTGGCGAACGATTCCGTTCACTTTCGAACGCTGCCGCTGACCTGCCGATTCGGGCTCACCGACGCCGCCGCAACCCACGTCACGTGACCCAGATCACACCGCACGACAGGCCGGCTTGACAAGCCCCGGAACCGCACGACACCCACCCCTACGGCGCCGGCTCCACCGCCGCCGAGTCCAGCGCGCCCGTCACCCGCTCCAGCAGCCCGCGCAGTGCGGCCAGGTCCTCGACCGGCAGCCCGGTCGCCGCGAGCAGCCGGCGCGGGACCTGTCCGGCCCGCTCGCGCAGCACCGACCCCTCGGGCGTGAGCCGGACGGTGACCGAGCGCTCGTCCTCCGGGCTGCGCTCGCGGCTCACCAGGCCGGCCGCCTCCAGCCGCTTGAGCAGCGGGGAGAGGGTGCCCGAGTCGAGCCGCAGGCGCTCGCCGATCCGCTTGACGGGCAGCTCGCCGTCCTCCCAGA
The genomic region above belongs to Streptomyces sp. 1331.2 and contains:
- a CDS encoding VOC family protein, giving the protein MLGDAPVLAMIPAADLARAKAFYTDTLGLKLVEETAEDLTFESGGILFGMYETPSGGQAAHTLASFKVADLDGEMSALRSRGITFEDYDFPGLKTVDGVAEGSDGLRAAWFKDSEGNILCVAEKPKK
- a CDS encoding rhomboid-like protein, whose amino-acid sequence is MAGSTSRDSGAHRRPRWSRAAHAVCAYVRRAPGTYTWLAILLVTTQVIRHVDPVTADRILERRSTNLHHLQVSPVRVLVTSALWIAGGGWVVYFLLYNLFHVPAERWLGTLRWISVAMLAHVGATYLSEGVLGWAIHRGLAPPKAVYTLDYGVSYALAGVVAVLTYLIVRPWRGLYAVGVLVVYGLGVQQSRDYTSVGHFSAALIGFACYPLTRDRPGSFDPVAFARAGWRRVRGRR
- a CDS encoding rhomboid-like protein, producing MSERLGTRTPTGPTVARRPGLRTAARRPALRTAARLWLTTAYVLLLTATASWLASQSHAERARFVRHNSSNVHHMEVGKWWTVFTSGLVVDGVPAWAGIAAVAAVLGLAEWRWGPARAAAVFVFGHLGATLLTEGAMWVMLTTHIPGALSRARDVGISYGLVATGACLLALGAVPLRRYGLSALALGLAAAWALDQELADAGHLVALALGVLASRTSWLRARAPLPR
- the argG gene encoding argininosuccinate synthase, with the translated sequence MSKVLSKLPVGERIGIAFSGGLDTSVAVAWMREHGAVPYAYTADIGQYDEPNLADVPARGRAYGAEQARLVDCREALVEEGLAALACGAFHIRSAGQTYFNTTPLGRAVTGTLLVRAMQEDGVSIWGDGSTYKGNDIERFYRYGLLANPNLRIYKPWLDQAFVDQLGGRKEMSEWLAERDLPYRDSAEKAYSTDANIWGATHEAKRLEYLDTSMEIVSPIMGVAFWDPAVEIQTEDITVEFEFGRPVRINGQEFAGAVDLVHEANRIGGRHGLGMSDQIENRIIEAKSRGIYEAPGMALLHIAYERLLNAIHNEDTIATYHTQGRRLGRLLYEGRWFDPQSLMLRDSIQRWIGHPVTGSVTLRLRRGQDYSVIDTQGPNFSYHPEKLSMERSVDAAFVPDDRIGQLTMRNLDIADSRSKLEQYAVHGQLAPWSGLIGELAPGGAAPIAAGTGDEAESTALDHAAIESGTD
- a CDS encoding GAP family protein, with the translated sequence MGEAVGSMLASAVAIAFSPLPLITVVLILATPRGRTNGLAFAAGWALGLAAPVAAVLAAGTALNRTEPLATWSSWVKLGLGVLLVLSAAQQWHDRPRAGHITAPPSWLRAVDRYTAARSAGLGLTLVGRSPKTLLPALGGAVSIVATGTGAGTATATAATTGVGTEAVAAALMVVIASLCTLLPLAVRLRGGEHSARRLGEWRAWTSAHSSAVLITVPAVLGTGYVGDAISGLT
- a CDS encoding RNA polymerase sigma factor → MNTPGPGGERGLRADPLGDLPTDFEVFYTRENSGYLRYAQQRLRHREDAQDAVQNAGATLYKNWRRALASADPQAFAFKIVKDAVVDVLRERRRTERKRLRVIAQRRPDTSQDELNELAELDALDWAMDELARAAPVQADVVRLRQAGLSYHDIGRSLGIAHTTARTYYSLGRRHLEYLLEHPEDDGGAEA
- a CDS encoding MarR family winged helix-turn-helix transcriptional regulator produces the protein MTTLPGMADEELLRLDQQICFSLNAASRAFGGVYRVLLKDLGLTYPQYLVMLVLWEDGELPVKRIGERLRLDSGTLSPLLKRLEAAGLVSRERSPEDERSVTVRLTPEGSVLRERAGQVPRRLLAATGLPVEDLAALRGLLERVTGALDSAAVEPAP